Proteins co-encoded in one Hymenobacter swuensis DY53 genomic window:
- a CDS encoding STAS/SEC14 domain-containing protein — MQLPLPTLYFENKAGRLLEDPAGFLRAHWSEQERDELTFRALFNHMVQALRRHGWYRILIDQRQMRAFSTAEQQWIVQEWLPRAVTEGGYRFGAIVVSEDVFTRLATAYVTTSVQGLPLVYRTFTEEAAAVAWLRQQ, encoded by the coding sequence ATGCAACTACCCCTGCCAACGCTGTATTTTGAGAACAAAGCTGGCCGGTTGCTCGAAGACCCGGCCGGCTTTCTGCGGGCCCACTGGAGCGAGCAGGAACGGGATGAACTGACCTTTCGGGCACTGTTTAACCATATGGTGCAGGCACTTCGCCGTCACGGCTGGTACCGCATCCTTATTGATCAACGGCAGATGCGGGCTTTTTCCACGGCGGAGCAACAGTGGATTGTGCAGGAATGGCTGCCCCGGGCCGTAACCGAAGGCGGCTACCGTTTTGGGGCAATTGTGGTATCGGAGGATGTGTTTACGCGTCTGGCCACGGCGTATGTGACTACCTCGGTGCAAGGGCTGCCGCTGGTCTACCGCACCTTTACCGAGGAAGCGGCCGCCGTAGCCTGGTTGCGGCAGCAATGA
- a CDS encoding PAS domain-containing protein, whose amino-acid sequence MPASLVPLPLRSLPAADLLGDLLAVSMTGIIYYTPIYDPAGSGQIVDFTFVYLNPTAQRMMRMPEVPTLTHNEQWPHSIAHGTFDFHVDAYLSGEPREYNINYQADGYDNYYRLAARRTGDGLWVSFTDTADQPRSPVEMALRESQAREKAARAEAEAQRQRLHQILMELPASVATLHGPDRMFTLVSPGYQQLFASRVLQDRPLREALPELVGQPHLAALDQVYQSGAPYYGTEIETWVDFAGTGQRQRRYFNVFFQALRDATGTVDGVLSFAYDVTEQLEARHQLQQLNQELESRVQERTQQLRGEQQRLQLILRQVPAFIATLEGPEHRHTFFNTSYGRWSDERAQLGRTMAEVYPETVDQGFIGLLDEVYRTGRPFVGDEVPVQLAAGASGQLQQYYLDFIYQPLLDERGQTTGILAFIVDATEKVRARQQTEALQTELLLVAQRQVREREAFYQVFEQTPALIALLRAPEHRIEYANPAYQQVFAGRPLQGLTLAEALPELVDQGFTDLMDRVYQTGETYFGTDTPFTQPATETQPARTIYYNFTYQAYQDNGQIAGITVFAYDVTEQVLAHRERDSQQQRLEQLFMQAPAAISILVGPDMVYELVNPGYQAMFPGRELRGRAIADVFPELAGTGVLETFEQVYRTGVTNEEKGIRIYFTNPDTGQLEDRYFNYIQQARRDAHGQPDGVLVFAFEVTEQVRARQQAQALAAELTLTNDQLTRTNADLDNFIYTASHDLKAPISNIEGLLYLLQEELPAAVTQGPDVAPTLTRMLGAVERFKRTIEHLTEVSKLQKEHEPAATAVDLAEVVEDVRQDLLPLVQETGARLHLNVAARPPIRFSEKNLRSVVYNLLSNALKYHSPARRPHIDVRAHVRPGYTVLEVHDNGLGIEAAYLPRLFTMFQRFHDHVEGSGIGLYMVKRMVDNAGGRIEVFSQPGAGTTFFVHLPQAAEVPAS is encoded by the coding sequence ATGCCTGCTTCGCTGGTTCCGCTGCCTCTCCGCTCCCTGCCCGCCGCCGACCTGCTCGGCGACCTGCTGGCCGTGTCGATGACGGGAATTATTTATTATACCCCCATCTATGACCCCGCAGGTTCAGGGCAGATAGTCGATTTCACCTTCGTTTACCTCAATCCGACGGCCCAGCGCATGATGCGCATGCCGGAGGTGCCCACCCTGACTCACAACGAGCAGTGGCCCCACAGCATCGCGCACGGCACGTTCGATTTTCATGTGGACGCCTACCTAAGCGGGGAGCCGCGTGAATACAACATCAACTACCAGGCCGACGGCTACGACAACTACTACCGGCTGGCCGCCCGGCGCACCGGCGACGGCCTGTGGGTGAGCTTTACCGATACGGCCGACCAGCCCCGCTCGCCCGTTGAAATGGCACTGCGCGAAAGCCAGGCGCGGGAAAAAGCAGCCCGCGCCGAGGCCGAAGCCCAGCGCCAGCGCCTGCACCAGATTCTGATGGAGCTGCCCGCCAGCGTGGCCACCCTGCACGGCCCCGACCGCATGTTTACGCTTGTCAGTCCCGGCTATCAGCAGCTGTTTGCTTCCCGCGTTCTGCAAGACCGGCCCCTACGGGAAGCCCTGCCGGAACTGGTGGGCCAGCCTCACTTGGCCGCCCTGGACCAGGTGTATCAGAGCGGCGCGCCGTACTACGGAACCGAAATTGAAACCTGGGTGGATTTTGCCGGGACGGGCCAGCGTCAGCGCCGCTATTTCAACGTGTTTTTTCAGGCCCTGCGCGACGCCACCGGCACCGTAGACGGCGTCCTGAGCTTTGCCTATGACGTAACCGAGCAGCTGGAAGCCCGCCATCAGCTGCAGCAACTCAACCAGGAGCTGGAAAGCCGGGTGCAGGAACGCACCCAACAGCTGCGTGGGGAGCAGCAGCGGCTGCAGCTGATTTTAAGGCAGGTTCCGGCTTTCATTGCTACCCTGGAAGGCCCCGAGCACCGCCACACCTTCTTTAACACCAGCTACGGGCGCTGGTCCGACGAGCGGGCGCAGCTGGGCCGCACCATGGCCGAAGTGTACCCGGAAACGGTTGACCAGGGCTTTATCGGGCTTCTGGACGAGGTATACCGTACGGGCCGGCCGTTTGTGGGAGATGAAGTACCCGTGCAGCTCGCGGCCGGAGCCTCCGGGCAGTTGCAACAGTACTATCTGGACTTCATTTACCAGCCGTTGCTGGATGAGCGGGGGCAAACCACCGGCATTCTGGCCTTCATCGTTGATGCCACCGAGAAGGTGCGGGCCCGCCAGCAAACCGAGGCGCTGCAGACGGAGTTGCTGCTGGTGGCGCAGCGGCAGGTGCGGGAGCGCGAGGCCTTCTACCAGGTATTCGAGCAGACGCCGGCCCTGATTGCCCTGTTGCGCGCCCCGGAGCACCGCATAGAGTACGCTAACCCGGCCTACCAGCAGGTATTTGCTGGTAGGCCCCTGCAAGGGCTTACCCTGGCCGAAGCCCTGCCGGAATTGGTCGATCAGGGATTCACCGACCTGATGGACCGCGTCTATCAAACCGGCGAAACGTATTTCGGCACCGATACGCCCTTTACACAGCCGGCCACGGAAACCCAGCCTGCCCGCACCATCTACTACAACTTCACCTACCAGGCGTACCAGGATAACGGGCAGATTGCCGGTATTACCGTATTCGCCTACGACGTGACGGAGCAGGTGCTGGCCCACCGCGAGCGGGACAGCCAGCAACAGCGCCTGGAGCAGCTATTCATGCAGGCGCCGGCCGCCATCAGTATTCTGGTGGGGCCCGATATGGTGTATGAGCTGGTCAACCCTGGCTACCAGGCCATGTTTCCTGGCCGCGAGCTGCGCGGCCGCGCCATTGCCGACGTGTTTCCGGAACTGGCCGGGACGGGCGTACTCGAAACGTTTGAACAGGTGTACCGCACGGGCGTTACCAACGAGGAAAAGGGGATTCGCATCTACTTCACCAACCCCGACACCGGCCAGCTGGAGGACCGCTACTTCAACTACATTCAGCAGGCCCGCCGTGATGCGCACGGCCAGCCCGATGGGGTGCTGGTTTTTGCGTTTGAGGTTACTGAGCAGGTCCGCGCCCGACAGCAGGCGCAGGCCCTGGCGGCCGAGCTGACCCTTACCAACGACCAGCTGACCCGCACCAACGCCGACCTGGACAACTTCATCTACACGGCCTCCCACGACCTCAAAGCCCCCATCAGCAACATTGAGGGGCTGCTGTACCTGCTGCAGGAGGAACTGCCGGCCGCTGTCACGCAGGGCCCGGACGTAGCGCCCACCCTAACGCGCATGCTGGGGGCTGTGGAACGCTTCAAGCGCACCATTGAGCACCTGACGGAAGTTTCCAAGCTGCAGAAGGAGCACGAGCCGGCAGCTACGGCGGTGGATCTGGCGGAGGTGGTGGAAGACGTGCGCCAGGACCTGCTGCCGCTGGTGCAGGAAACCGGCGCCCGCCTGCACCTCAACGTGGCGGCCCGGCCTCCCATCCGGTTTTCGGAGAAAAACCTGCGCAGCGTGGTGTATAACCTACTCAGCAACGCCCTCAAATATCACTCTCCCGCCCGTCGGCCCCATATAGATGTGCGGGCCCACGTGCGCCCGGGCTACACTGTGCTGGAGGTGCATGATAATGGGCTGGGCATTGAGGCGGCGTACCTGCCGCGCCTGTTTACCATGTTCCAGCGTTTCCACGACCACGTAGAAGGTTCAGGTATCGGGCTGTACATGGTCAAGCGGATGGTGGATAACGCTGGTGGCCGCATTGAGGTATTCTCCCAACCCGGCGCTGGCACCACTTTCTTCGTACACCTGCCTCAGGCCGCCGAAGTGCCCGCCTCCTAG
- a CDS encoding response regulator: protein MPSISCTLLVDDDDTTNYLNQRLLQRMAVTDTVLVAGNGQEALDLLHTHCEQPTSPTCPTLILLDMKMPRMNGFEFLRAYAQRPPLQNPAVVIIMLTTSLNAQDVSRMQDLPIAGFLTKPLTREKMENILHEHFTAPS from the coding sequence ATGCCCTCGATTTCCTGCACCCTGCTCGTCGATGATGACGACACCACCAACTACCTCAACCAGCGGCTGCTGCAGCGCATGGCCGTCACCGACACGGTATTGGTAGCCGGCAATGGCCAGGAAGCCCTGGACCTGCTGCACACGCACTGCGAGCAGCCAACCTCCCCCACCTGTCCGACCCTTATTCTATTGGATATGAAGATGCCGCGCATGAACGGCTTTGAGTTTCTGCGGGCTTATGCCCAGCGCCCACCCCTCCAGAACCCGGCCGTGGTTATCATTATGCTCACCACTTCCCTCAATGCCCAGGATGTGTCCCGAATGCAGGATCTGCCCATTGCCGGCTTCCTGACCAAGCCGCTGACCCGGGAGAAGATGGAGAATATTCTCCACGAGCACTTCACCGCTCCATCGTAG